AGGCGCTCCATCCACGCTCGTCCCGCCTCCCAGACCCCGATTTGCCCGAAGCATTCTGAAGGGTGTGGGAAACTTAGGAGTCTCTGTTGTTTCTGGGGCAACACTGgggctgtgaaaggaaaataaaatctgggGACTCCAATTCACTGCCAAGGGAAACCCTTAAAGCTAGAAGCTGAGCCCCGTGAGGAGCAGCGCAGGGAGCTGCCCAGTAAAGGCTCAGTTCTCCACTGGCAGCTGCTCTACGTCCCCTGGCCTTGTGCAAAGTCCGACTTTCTGAGCCCAGGACGAATGCATCATTCACCATTGtcctgcctgttccttcctcctgCAACACGTGGGTTCAGTCAGGCAACCAaacctccctctttctcctccagccTGCATTTCCCCTTTAAAGTATCGaaaccctcaaaatcatcttggagaaaggcacagagcTGTCTCCCGGGCATGCCCTTAACCTTGCAAATGAACTTAATGGATTGAGGCCTGTGTGTCATGCTTTCTGGTTTACAGGACCCATGTTGGTGCGGAGGAAGTCAAGGTAGGAAACCTCGGGTTCTTTCAAAATTGTCCTCTAAGCAGGAAGGAATCTGGAACTGGGAAGGACAGCAGGCATGTTTTCTAGCAGTTCTAACGAATTATCTTCTTACTGTCAATAACAATTTATCTAGTCTCTAATTATCTTCAGTCCAGCGGAAGACAGATTTCCTCATCTCCTAACTGCCTCTTGGAAGAGCTAAagtaagttaaattttaaaaataccctgATCCCAGGCGACTGCCCCTGCTGAGCTGATCTCGGCTTGCAGGAGAGGCGCTGTGGGCCACCAGCTTGCGCCCTGCGGCGGGAGGGGCTCCAGTGGCCGGATTCTAGCCAGTGTCCCTGCCCTGCAGTTAAGCACAGGGGCTTTGGGGGTCTGTCATGCGCCACAACAATCAACctcctggagcctcagtttctcgTCTTTGAAGGGGGATCATACCGAAATTGTTCAGGGATGGCTTCGGTTTCCGTTACTGAAGCTAAGGCCCGAGGTCCCGGCTCTCAGCAcgttttgctcatgtagccctCGAAGAATTTTCAGAAATGTGCCCATGTCAGGTTTGCATCTAAAATCCTTTTGGTTTGGTCGGAAAGGGCACATTTCTGGTGACGCAGCAGCACTCTCTCGGGATCTGCGGGCGAGGTCCTTCCGCCTGGGGTTGGTGGCAGCACAGGCCGTGTGTGTGAGCCTGGCCAGTGCCTGGGTCTGCCCCGGCTCTGCCACtgcctgctgtgtgacctgggactGCTCACGCCACTGCCCCGAGCCTTGGCTTCCTCATCTTACACGGCGGTGGCGAGAGCCCCTGACGCAAGGCTGTGGCGAGTTTGAACCGGGCGCTTGGAGCAAGGCTTGGCCGGGGTTCACCAAACAGACAAAGGCAACCTGGCTGGGGAGCCAGTCCTTACTTTCAAAGCAGTTGGCAGAACCGGTCTGGCTTCTGTCAGAACTGTTAGGATGTCGGGAGGTGCCCAGTGACGACCCCTCCCTCTGGGTCCTCCTGCCCTGGCCGCTGGGCGTGGATGAGGAGAAGGCTGGGCCCTGTGCGAACCTCCTGGGCACAGAATCTGCCGGGCACAGAATCTGTGACTCCCCCCCCACCCCGGAGCCCGGCCTTGCCCCGTGCTGTGTGACTGCTTCTGTGTTCGGGGCCCGAGGGTCACGCAGGGAGAGCTGCACCtcagggaggctgggctggggacaGGGTTGGCCCCTCTTGGTGGCAGTCGGGTGGGAAGGGGACACAGTGGAGCCAGggccctggactcagccagatCTACTTTGTGAGAGACTGCATCTGGCAATCAGAGATCTGGAAGTGACTCCCTTAAGCAATTGCACCACCGCAGCCACCTGGAAAATCTTCGCACGCCCCCAGCGTGGAGTGTCCGAGACGCCGCGGCCCTCAAGGTACTGTTGTGCGTCAAAGCCTAACACACACACGCTTATCCCCTTACAGCTCTGGGGGCCCAAGTGCAAAACGGGGCTCATGTGGGGAAGCCGAGTGCTCTGTAACTCCCGTGTCTCAGCTCCCTTGTGCGGCCCCTGGAGGCAGACGTGGGAGGAATGCCGCAGCCTCGGAGAACCAGGTCTGGCCTTCCTGGTGCCGGTCCCAGGGTCCTGAGGCCTGGTTTCCACAGTCACACTGCAGAGACGGGTCCTTGCGAGGTGCCTTCTGTGTGCAGGGGCAAGGTTTCTCCTCTGCCCCAGGCTTCAGTGGGGAGTGTCCAGGGGGCCAGAGCCCCCAGATGTTACTGCTGTGCTGGTCACCCCTCTGGTCTCTCCCTTGGCGTGGACAGACCCCCCGGTGCATCTCTGGTCTTTCCCTTGGCATGGACAGACCCCCCGGTGCATCTCTGGTCTCTCCCTTGGCATGGACAGACCCCCCGGTGCATCTCTGGTCTCTCCCTTGGCATGGACAGACCCCCCGGTGCATCTGGACATCTCGGCGGGCAACTGCTATTTACAGACACGGAAGGTTTTACATGACCtgccttttctgtgttttctcatTCTTTGCAAACCCACTGTTTTTCAGCTCCGAGAATTGCTTTCCAGACGTGCTGGCTCTGTGGCTGAGGAAGCAGTTTCGTGAAGGTCTTTTCTGTGCTGATGTTTAGCTTTACCGAGATTTTGTTGCTTATCACACAATTCACCATTGAAGTGTCCTGGGCTGATCAGATGCCGACGTCTCTAAAGGAAATTCTCAGAAGATCTCCGGGGAAAAGCACAAATAATTTACAGAATTAGAAAGCAAAGGATTTGTAAGACATCGCCAGGAATTCTGTTACCAGTTAGGACTGGTCACCTCCAAACTTAGATACAATGAACTTATTTACTTCTTCCTAGGAAATTTATTTGGGGGATTTTTTATGTGGTCTGAAGAGGGCAGTTCTTGGCCGTGATGATGATGTCAGTGGCAGACGTTGCCTTCTGGCAACTCCAGATCCTGGCTGACTTTGCCTAGCTCTGCCCGGCCTGGTGTTGCAGGAAATATGCTAATTCCAGGCATGGAAGCTGGGAGTGCATCTGGTTTGGGGAGACTTTGTCTTTCTAAGAGGCTCTCAGTGCTGTTGACGGTGCACATTTGACCTTTCAGACTTGGAGAAATCAGATTGCAGAAATTTTGCAGAGCACCTGAGCAGAATCAATCTGGcgtgagacacacacacacaatcaggcGCATCCACCCCTCCCACAGGCACTCACACAGTCATGTGCACCTACCCACACACGTGTAGTCAAGCACACACAGTCATGCACACACACCCgcacatacacacgtgcacacacacacacgcacacacagtaGGGGCCCCGAACAGGCATCCTTAGCCTTTCTGCTCTGAGCTCTGCCTCATCAGAACCTGCTGCCATAACTGAGCCAAGTGAACTCCCGCAGCAGGAGCCTCCCCGGGTGTGGCAGGGGAGCGCCCGCCACCGAGACTCTGCTGCTGTGCTTGGGGGAGTTGtgccttttctctgcttttctttctttctatatttccaGGAAATCATGACATTAAAAATGACTGTTTTTCTTATGACGAATAttcattgtaggatatttagtgAAAATTCACACAATAAAAACTGTGATTCGTTTGTGCTCTCTGAGTTTCTGGGTTTCCTTGCATTTTTCTGGCAGCTTCTATTCTCTCCGGGTGCCTCCGATGCACACATCTCGGCTCCCAGGACGATCTTCCTGCCTGGTGCGGCTGCCTCCTCCACGCCACCCCTCGTTACCCGTGGTCTAGGGAGACTACAGCAGTTCCCGCTCCACGCTGCCCAAACAGCTGCTAAATATCTGCTGAAGTAAGAGGAAAAGCTTCGTTATCTTTGGTTATCGCTTTGTTCACCTTCCAGCCTCCCTGTAGTGAGGGTCCTGTCCTGACACAGTGATCCCTGTGGCAAATTCGATTTTCCCCAAATGACCACATCAGCTTTCCACTTCCCGCACACAGGAgagcctcttccttcttcctttgaaTTTCCTCACAGGGCTGCTGAGCTGACACAGCGTGAAGCTGAGGCTGGGTTGCGGAAGGTGCCACAGACTCCACCTGGGTTTCTCTCCTGTTTGACGTTCCTGGGAGCCCAGCCcccatgttgtgaggaagcccaCGTCACCTGGAGAAGTCACAGGCACAGCCACAGTCAGCCACAGCCACAGTCAGCCACAGCCACAGTCAGCCACGTGCCAGTCCTGGGAGCCACCCTAGCTAACCGTGAGTGGAGCAGAGGCAGGGTGTCCACTCCAAGCCTTGCCCAAATTTCAACTTCaactaaataaatgtgtttttttaagcCGCTGAATTATGGGTTCATTTGTCCCACTGTCGTAGGAATCAGAACAACCTCCAAGGACCTGTCCCACTGTAAAGACTGACAATCTTATGACTTCTGTCTCCTGGACTCCTCCCAAGTCTGAACACCTTCCCAACGCCCACAGGTCGCAGCGTATCTTGGGCAACCCCATCCACTGCCCCATCAAGCCAGCACCTGGCCTGTCTCTTGTTTCCTGGAGCTTGCTCAGAGATAACAGATTCATCCGATCCTCCAGGAAGGGCCGGAGTGGCCTGGCTCCCTGCCCTCCAGCTCTTAGCTCTGCATCGCTC
The window above is part of the Macaca mulatta isolate MMU2019108-1 chromosome 17, T2T-MMU8v2.0, whole genome shotgun sequence genome. Proteins encoded here:
- the LOC144336204 gene encoding uncharacterized protein LOC144336204 isoform X1, whose product is MSGLHLKSFWFGRKGHISGDAAALSRDLRARSFRLGLVAAQAVCVSLASAWVCPGSATACCVTWDCSRHCPEPWLPHLTRRWREPLTQGCGEFEPGAWSKAWPGFTKQTKATWLGSQSLLSKQLAEPVWLLSELLGCREVPSDDPSLWVLLPWPLGVDEEKAGPCANLLGTESAGHRICDSPPTPEPGLAPCCVTASVFGARGSRRESCTSGRLGWGQGWPLLVAVGWEGDTVEPGPWTQPDLLCERLHLAIRDLEVTPLSNCTTAATWKIFARPQRGVSETPRPSRYCCASKPNTHTLIPLQLWGPKCKTGLMWGSRVLCNSRVSAPLCGPWRQTWEECRSLGEPGLAFLVPVPGS
- the LOC144336204 gene encoding uncharacterized protein LOC144336204 isoform X2; this encodes MSGLHLKSFWFGRKGHISGDAAALSRDLRARSFRLGLVAAQAVCVSLASAWVCPGSATACCVTWDCSRHCPEPWLPHLTRRWREPLTQGCGEFEPGAWSKAWPGFTKQTKATWLGSQSLLSKQLAEPVWLLSELLGCREVPSDDPSLWVLLPWPLGVDEEKAGPCANLLGTESAGHRICDSPPTPEPGLAPCCVTASVFGARGSRRESCTSGRLGWGQGWPLLVAVGWEGDTVEPGPWTQPDLLCERLHLAIRDLEVTPLSNCTTAATWKIFARPQRGVSETPRPSSSENCFPDVLALWLRKQFREGLFCADV